A window of the Diceros bicornis minor isolate mBicDic1 chromosome 30, mDicBic1.mat.cur, whole genome shotgun sequence genome harbors these coding sequences:
- the LOC131394448 gene encoding zinc finger protein 266-like, with the protein MRLKTKDSTLPLQDILGEGIFNRIETERSHFGWELSECNECGKDFSEQSCLETHGRAQNGGDSYEDNQCGKSFLTLHKKSSTREKLGVFNQRGNAVHLTPNIVSWKTSMQEKAFECSDSGKALVNQFYFQAQMRSNNRENLYEWKDCGTAFIHSTSLCGHVQIQTAKKHYKCKECGKNFQYSTYFKVHMGSHTGEKHYKCKESRTTLISSSYLAKHIKSHPGERPFVCKKCGKSFRSSSYFNIHIQIHAGVKPCKCKECGKTYTVYSSLAKPIKTHTGKKPFECTVCGKAFANSSCFMIHFRTHTGEKPYECEECGKAFTVSSSLARHVRIHTGEKCYKCKKCGEAATCNSNLSQHVRIHTGEKPYKCSECGKAFIRHSDFTRHKRIHTREKPYECNECGRAFIRHSDLTKHKFTLERNPMNAMNVGNPS; encoded by the exons ATGCGACTTAAAACTAAAGACTCAACACTTCCTCTACAGGATATTTTAGGAGAAGGAATATTCAATAGGATTGAAACA GAAAGAAGCCACTTTGGATGGGAACTGAGTGAGTGTAATGAATGTGGAAAAGACTTCAGTGAACAATCATGCCTTGAGACACACGGGAGAGCTCAAAATGGAGGAGACAGTTATGAGGATAATCAGTGTGGGAAAAGCTTCCTTACTCTGCACAAGAAGTCCTCTACTAGAGAGAAACTTGGTGTGTTTAATCAACGGGGAAATGCTGTCCACTTGACTCCAAATATTGTGTCCTGGAAAACTAGCATGCAAGAGAAAGCCTTCGAATGCAGTGACAGTGGGAAAGCCCTTGTTAATCAGTTTTACTTTCAGGCACAAATGAGAagtaacaatagagaaaatctctATGAATGGAAGGACTGTGGGACAGCTTTTATTCACTCCACAAGCCTTTGTGGACATGTACAAATTCAAACTGCTAAGAAACATTACAAATGTAAAGAGTGTGGGAAAAATTTTCAATATTCTACATACTTTAAAGTTCACATGGGAAGCCACACTGGAGAGAAGCACTATAAGTGTAAAGAAAGTAGGACAACCTTAATTAGTTCTTCTTACCTTGCTAAACATATAAAATCTCATCCTGGAGAGAGGCCCTTCGTATGTAAGAAGTGCGGAAAGTCCTTTAGAAGTTCCTCATACTTTAATATCCACATTCAAATTCATGCGGGAGTAAAACCCtgtaaatgtaaggaatgtggtaaAACCTACACTGTGTACTCAAGCCTTGCTAAACCTATAAAAACACATACTGGAAAGAAACCTTTTGAGTGTACTGTGTGTGGAAAAGCATTTGCGAATTCTTCATGCTTTATGATTCACTTTCGTACTCACAccggagagaaaccctatgaatgtgaagaatgtgggaaagctttcaCTGTTTCCTCAAGCTTAGCTAGACATGtaagaattcacactggagagaaatgcTATAAATGTAAGAAATGCGGGGAAGCCGCCACTTGTAACTCAAATCTAAGTCAACATgtaagaattcatactggagagaaaccctataaatgcagcgaatgtgggaaagccttcattaGACATTCAGATTTTACTAGGCATAAACGTATTCACActagagagaaaccctatgaatgtaatgaatgtgggagaGCCTTCATTAGGCATTCAGACTTAACTAAACATAAATTCACattggagagaaaccctatgaatgcaatgaatgtgggaaatccttcatGA